In Candidatus Methylomirabilota bacterium, one DNA window encodes the following:
- a CDS encoding sugar phosphate isomerase/epimerase family protein has protein sequence MLALHTWTLDTTPLADVLRIARHAGWDAVELRRIDFERAAQKGLAAADVQALVRGSGLPVACVGVELGWMWAEGDERRRLLGVFDEQCARAALLGCGTVMSPVDKGRGDLRRAAESVREVGDIAAKHGVRLAVEFNSQAAELNALPRMREVMAKASHLRCGLLLDTYHLWRSGATIRDVEDVALEEIAYVQFSDVPRSGLEPGKFTDRLPPGQGIVPFREFFALLEFKGYGGFLSYEAPNPAAWA, from the coding sequence ATGCTCGCGCTCCACACCTGGACGCTCGACACGACGCCGCTGGCCGACGTGCTGCGCATCGCGCGGCACGCCGGCTGGGACGCCGTCGAGCTGCGGCGGATCGACTTCGAGCGCGCGGCCCAGAAGGGCCTGGCGGCGGCCGACGTGCAGGCACTCGTCCGGGGCAGCGGGCTTCCCGTCGCGTGTGTCGGTGTCGAGCTCGGCTGGATGTGGGCGGAGGGCGACGAGCGCCGCCGCCTGCTCGGCGTGTTCGACGAGCAGTGCGCGCGCGCGGCCCTCCTCGGCTGCGGCACGGTCATGAGCCCGGTGGACAAGGGCCGCGGCGACCTCCGGCGCGCGGCGGAGAGCGTGCGGGAGGTCGGCGACATCGCGGCCAAGCACGGCGTGCGGCTCGCCGTCGAGTTCAACTCGCAGGCGGCCGAGCTGAACGCGCTCCCGCGGATGCGCGAGGTCATGGCGAAGGCGTCCCATCTGCGCTGCGGGCTCCTGCTCGACACCTACCATCTCTGGCGGAGCGGGGCCACGATCCGCGACGTGGAGGACGTGGCCCTCGAGGAGATCGCCTACGTGCAGTTCAGCGACGTGCCGCGGAGCGGCCTGGAGCCCGGGAAGTTCACCGACCGGCTGCCGCCCGGCCAGGGGATCGTGCCCTTCCGCGAGTTCTTCGCGCTCCTCGAGTTCAAGGGCTACGGCGGGTTCCTCTCCTACGAGGCGCCGAACCCCGCCGCGTGGGCG
- a CDS encoding SDR family oxidoreductase → MDTLELGLKDKIVIVTGGNDGLGRACVERFARSGAKVATCARRKALLESVAEEVRRSTGTEVLAMPADVTRADQVEAFVAAVLARWGGVDVLVNNAGTSSAAGFEQVDDATWHADIELKLMAAIRLCRLVIPHMKRRGGGRIINVTTVGGKAPAARSLPTSVTRAAGINLTKSLANEYAADKILVNTICLGVVKSGQWERRITGDRDTFYREMAEKRRVPLGRFGEAHEFADLVAFLASERAAYITGTAINFDGGVSAAF, encoded by the coding sequence ATGGACACCCTGGAGCTCGGCCTCAAGGACAAGATCGTGATCGTCACGGGTGGCAACGACGGGCTCGGCCGCGCCTGCGTCGAGCGCTTCGCGCGCTCGGGCGCGAAGGTCGCGACCTGTGCGCGGCGCAAGGCGCTCCTCGAGAGCGTGGCGGAGGAGGTCCGCCGTTCGACCGGCACCGAGGTACTCGCGATGCCGGCCGACGTCACGCGCGCCGACCAGGTCGAGGCGTTCGTCGCCGCCGTGCTCGCGCGCTGGGGCGGCGTGGACGTCCTGGTGAACAACGCGGGCACGTCGTCGGCGGCGGGCTTCGAGCAGGTCGATGACGCCACCTGGCACGCGGACATCGAGCTGAAGCTGATGGCGGCGATCCGTCTCTGCCGGCTCGTCATCCCGCACATGAAGCGGCGGGGCGGCGGCCGGATCATCAACGTCACGACGGTCGGCGGCAAGGCGCCCGCGGCGCGTTCGCTGCCGACGAGCGTGACGCGCGCGGCCGGCATCAACCTCACCAAGTCGCTCGCGAACGAGTACGCCGCCGACAAGATCCTCGTCAACACGATCTGCCTCGGCGTCGTGAAGAGCGGCCAGTGGGAGCGGCGGATCACGGGCGACCGCGACACGTTCTACCGCGAGATGGCCGAGAAGCGCCGCGTGCCGCTCGGCCGGTTCGGCGAGGCGCACGAGTTCGCCGACCTCGTGGCCTTCCTCGCCTCGGAGCGCGCCGCCTACATCACGGGGACGGCGATCAACTTCGACGGGGGCGTCTCGGCCGCGTTCTGA